Genomic DNA from Rathayibacter sp. VKM Ac-2759:
CAACTCATCGCGCAGCTCTCATCGCACGGGATCATCGGGACCAGCACGCCGGGCGTGGAATCACCTGCCGAGTGATGCGTCTCCGCTGGGCGTGCCACCGGCGACGCCTCGGCATGCGCGGCCGACTGGGCGTAGGCGTGGTCGCTGACCGCCGTCGTATCGGTGTGGCTGCCCATCATCGACTGCATCGCGAACACGCCCAGCAGCAGAGCCATCAGCGTGAGAACGACCATGACGGCGCGCATCACCGGCGCCGGCGTCGACGAGAGGATCCGCATCATGAGCCTCACCTCCCGCGTCGTCCATCGCTGCCGCAACGTCGCCCAGAGAACGACGAAAAATACCCCCCTAGAGTATGCAGAGAGCGACCAGATCGGCTGACAGGAGCCTCCGTAACGGGAAGGACACCGTGACTCACGACTCGGACCGGGAGAGCACCGCCACTCACGGCTACATTTTCGACAAGGACCAGTACCTGCGCCGACTGCGCCGCATCGAGGGGCAAGCACGCGGGCTGCAGAACATGGTCGAGGACGAGCAGTACTGCATCAAGATCCTCACCCAGATCTCCGCCATGACCAGCGCCCTCGAATCCGTCGCCCTCGGCCTACTCGATGACCACCTCAACCACTGCGTCCTCGAAGCCGCGACGCTCGGCGGCGACGAAGCGAAGATCAAGCTCCAAGAAGCATCCGACGCCATCGCCCGACTCGTCCGCTCCTAAGCCAACGCCAACGTGGGCAGACCAAGAGACCTTTCCCCGACAGGGGTGACACGCCGCCGTACGAGAACGCCGCCATGGAGCGCGGCAAACCACACCGTGGACGAGCCCGGGGCGGCCGGTCACCGGTGAGCGATTGCTCGCGCGGGCGGAACACGTTGCGCGGATCGCCGTTGATTGATGTGCCGCTCCTCTACTTGTGCAGAGGAGTCAAGGGGCGCCGCCCGTCCAGCCGTCGCTTCCACTTTCGTCAGATAATCGACAGATGTCCCGAACGACGACGCCTCGCGCTGGGCAGCACGCGTGGTTCATCCGCTACGTCAGCACGAGCGAAGGGTGGGCGCCGGAGACGATTCGCGGACATGTGGAAGAGCGCACCGCCACGGGGTGGATCCTGCAGATCGGCGCGGAACGGCATGAGGTCGCCGAGAGCGAGTGG
This window encodes:
- a CDS encoding metal-sensitive transcriptional regulator → MTHDSDRESTATHGYIFDKDQYLRRLRRIEGQARGLQNMVEDEQYCIKILTQISAMTSALESVALGLLDDHLNHCVLEAATLGGDEAKIKLQEASDAIARLVRS